ACCTGGCAAGCCGCAGCAAAATGCTTATGTTGAGCGCTATAATAAAACGGTACGTTATGACTGGCTGAACCAAGAGCTGTTTACCAGCTTAGATGAAGTCCGTCAGCAAGCAGAAGATTGGCTATATCACTACAATAACGAGCGCCCAAACATGGGCAATGGCGGATTTACGCCGATACAAAAACTAAATCAGGCAGCTTAATTCTATTTATTAAGTGTCTTAGGTTTGGGAGGATTACCGGGGCTACTCAGGGCTACATAAAGATATTTATCTACTTTTACTGATTGATAAGTAGCATCAGTCCATCCGCAGGACTGGTGGTGCCGGCAAAATGCTGACCCAACACATGCGTATAGATTTGCGTGGTCTTAACATCGTTATGCCCTAAGAGTTCTTGCACAGTGCGAATATCACGCCCCGCTTGTAATAGATGCGTAGCAAACGAGTGACGAAATGTATGACAAGTGACACGCTTGCTAACGATGCCTGCTTTTTGTACGGCTGCCTTCAATGCCTTTCGCGCAACGGAGTCATGCAGATGATGGCGGCATAATTTGCCGTTATACGGGTGGTTGCAGAGCGTGCTGGAGGGAAAGACAAACATCCACGCCGCTTGTCGATAAGCAGAAGGGTATTTGTGATCTAAAGCAAAAGGCAGCGATGGCCCTACGCCTTGTAAGTTGTCGTCTTGCTGAATAAGCCGCGCTTGCTCAATGAGTTATTTTATTGCTGGGATTAGGCGCGTGGGCAGTAGGCTGTTTCTGCTTTTCCCACCCTTACCGTCATGCACAGTGATGCAGCCATTATCAAAATCAAAATCTTTAACCCGCAAACGCAAGCATTCATTAATGCGCAAACCTGCACCATACAGCAGCGTAAAAATAACTTGGTTGCGAGTATCCATAACCTGCAAAATGCGTTGCACTTCATTTGCAGAGATAACAGAGGGTAGCCGTCTAGGCTTGCTTGCAGGGATATAATCAATATCGCCCAACGGCTGTTGTAAAAACCTGTTGTACAAAAAAGCTAGGGCATTTAAAGCGATTTTCTGCGTGTTTATGGCTACATGTCTGCTGTTTGCTAAGCTGGATAAAAACAGCCTGACCTCTTCACTGCCCATGGTCTGAGGATGACGTTTTTTGTGAAACAGAATAAAACGCTTAATCCAGTGCAGGTAAGTTTTTTCAGTTTTCAGCGCATAACCTTTTTGTCGCATATCCGTGCGTATAGAATTTAAAAATGGACTGTTAGACATAAAACGCTCCTTGTCTTGCAACTGTCTGCCTATACAGCCTATTCTAGCTGGGATTTAAAAAAGTGCCTGTTTTTTACGCCTAGAGATGCTTGTTTACCGGTAGAGTTTTAATTTAATGCTAAATAAATTAAAATGTTATGAGTTCTTTGGGTGAGATAATGTGCATCGTGCAAGCAGGATAGACGGCATGCACGATTTGTAATAACAGAGTGTCTTGTATTTTTAAAGAAAGTCTATTTAATACAAGTGATTATATTAATTAACGGTAAGCATCAGCGGGTGACAAAACGAGCATGCTTACTAATAAAATGTTAGGCGTCATATGAAGATTTCGGTGATCCCTGAGCAGGTGGCGGAAACATTGGATGCTGAGAACCATTTCATTGTTCGTGAAGTGTTCGATGTGCACCTATCCGACCAAGGCTTTGAACTATCTACCAGAAGTGTGAGCCCCTACCGGAAGGATTACATCTCGGATGATGACTCTGATGAAGACTCTGCTTGCTATGGCGCATTCATCGACCAAGAGCTTGTCGGGAAGATTGAACTCAACTCAACATGGAACGATCTAGCCTCTATCGAACACATTGTTGTGTCGCACACGCACCGAGGCAAAGGAGTCGCGCACAGTCTCATCGAATTTGCGAAAAAGTGGGCACTAAGCAGACAGCTCCTTGGCATACGATTAGAGACACAAACGAACAATGTACCTGCCTGCAATTTGTACGCAAAATGTGGCTTTACTCTCGGCGGCATTGACCTGTTCACGTATAAAACTAGACCTCAAGTCTCGAACGAAACAGCGATGTACTGGTACTGGTTCTCGGGAGCACAGGATGACGCCTAACAATTCATTCAAGCCGACACCGCTTCGCGGCGCGGCTTAATTCAGGAGTTAAACATCATGAGGGAAGCGGTGATCGCCGAAGTATCGACTCAACTATCAGAGGTAGTTGGCGTCATCGAGCGCCATCTCGAACCGACGTTGCTGGCCGTACATTTGTACGGCTCCGCAGTGGATGGCGGCCTGAAGCCACACAGTGATATTGATTTGCTGGTTACGGTGACCGTAAGGCTTGATGAAACAACGCGGCGAGCTTTGATCAACGACCTTTTGGAAACTTCGGCTTCCCCTGGAGAGAGCGAGATTCTCCGCGCTGTAGAAGTCACCATTGTTGTGCACGACGACATCATTCCGTGGCGTTATCCAGCTAAGCGCGAACTGCAATTTGGAGAATGGCAGCGCAATGACATTCTTGCAGGTATCTTCGAGCCAGCCACGATCGACATTGATCTGGCTATCTTGCTGACAAAAGCAAGAGAACATAGCGTTGCCTTGGTAGGTCCAGCGGCGGAGGAACTCTTTGATCCGGTTCCTGAACAGGATCTATTTGAGGCGCTAAATGAAACCTTAACGCTATGGAACTCGCCGCCCGACTGGGCTGGCGATGAGCGAAATGTAGTGCTTACGTTGTCCCGCATTTGGTACAGCGCAGTAACCGGCAAAATCGCGCCGAAGGATGTCGCTGCCGACTGGGCAATGGAGCGCCTGCCGGCCCAGTATCAGCCCGTCATACTTGAAGCTAGGCAGGCTTATCTTGGACAAGAAGATCGCTTGGCCTCGCGCGCAGATCAGTTGGAAGAATTTGTTCACTACGTGAAAGGCGAGATCACCAAGGTAGTCGGCAAATAATGTCTAACAATTCGTTCAAGCCGACGCCGCTTCGCGGCGCGGCTTAACTCAAGCGTTAGAGAGCTGGGGAAGACTATGCGCGATCTGTTGAAGGTGGTTCTAAGCCTCGTACTTGCGATGGCATCGGGGCAGGCACTTGCTGACCTGCCAATTGTTTTAGTGGATGAAGCTCGTCTTCCCTATGACTACTCCCCATCCAACTACGACATTTCTCCAAGCAACTACGACAACTCCATAAGCAATTACGACAATAGTCCATCAAATTACGACAACTCTGAGAGCAACTACGATAATAGTTCATCCAATTACGACAATAGTCGCAACGGAAATCGTAGGCTTATATATAGCGCAAATGGGTCTCGCACTTTCGCCGGCTACTACGTCATTGCCAACAATGGGACAACGAACTTCTTTTCCACATCTGGCAAAAGGATGTTCTACACCCCAAAAGGGGGGCGCGGCGTCTATGGCGGCAAAGATGGGAGCTTCTGCGGGGCATTGGTCGTCATAAATGGCCAATTTTCGCTTGCCCTGACAGATAACGGCCTGAAGATCATGTATCTAAGCAACTAGCCTGCTCTCTAATAAAATGTTAGGCCTCAACATCTAGTCGCAAGCTGAGGGGAACCACTAGTGTCATACGAACCTCCAAGAGACGGTTACACAAACGGGTACATTGTTGATGTCATGTATGACAATCGCCCAAGTAAGTATCCAGCTGTGTTCAGAACGTACGTCCGAATTCCAGACTATGTCGAACTAGATAACGCGGAGGAGCTGGCCGACGCAATCATTCGAGAGGTTGAGTTAAAGGAGGCATGGCTCACAAGGGTCTTGGGGAACTCAGCCGATCCTGACGCTTCTGTGGGCAAGTGGGACCGGCGCCTAGCGCAGTGCGGTGGTATTGATGAGATGTCAAGTGGGGTGCAGGCAACATACTTCAGTCCAAACGGTCAGCTGGTCGGCTTAGTGGCATACATTGATGCCGAATGGATGGATGAATAGCTCTGACGTTACGATTCAGGTGAGACAACCAGATGGGCATTGCGTACAAGCTCAGTTGCCACCGATGTGGCTACGAGTCTGATCTTCTTTACCTAGGCCAAGGTATGGCGATGCTTCCTGAGCAAATAGTCGGAACGTGCACATGCTGCGACAATCTAACGACGATTTCTATAAATGAAAGCTACGGAGTATGCTCACTTTGTGGGGCTAAGGATCGTGTGATATTTACAAGCTATCAGCATGAGGCAAGGCCAAGAAATCCCTGCTATCTAGAGAGAAGTTTCAAATATCAATGCCCAAGATGCCATGCCTTCAGTATGGAGCCTCCGGATCTACCGGAGATGCTTTGGGACTAATGCTCCGCTTTGCCTCGGGTATCCGTTCGACCTATGTTTAAGAGGAAACGCACGTGTCTGCCGCCAAAGCTCTTGCCTATGCACTTTGTGACAAGTTGGAAAGCAAAAAAGTTGATGAAGTCGTACGAAATCTTGTTTCTAGCGGCTGGAATATTAGGGAAGTGGCCTGGGAAGCTTCGTCCTTTGATCATGAAATGCCCTACTTTGACACGGGGCGGGACTTCGATATTGGATTTCCTGACACGCTGTCATCCAAGATTGAGTTTTTGACCGCGAATGGATCAATCGTCCAAGCACGTGCTCGCCTGCACTTCAAGCAGGCTCTAATTTTTGCCAAGGCGTCCAAACATGTCGCCGCGCTCAAGAACTCATTGGATTACTACTATGGATCGTCTGTAATCCCCCCTCAAAACCACGGAGGCTATTTGTAGAAAATTCCATTAATATGAACTCAAGGTGTTCCCTACGGACGAATCAGCGATGAAGGTGGTGTACCTGGCTATCCAGGCGGCGACCAAGAAATGGACGATGCCGATCCGCAACTGGAAGCCGGCCATGAACCGTTTTATGATCGAATTTGGTGACCGTTTAAATGGCCACCTTTAACTGACCGGCAAAAGCACTTACACAAAAGGGTTTACAGGCTCTTTCAGTCATTCCTTTAATGCGTAAATTGCTCTCTAACCACTCTCTCAGCCCACCCTTCCATATCCTCTCTCGATACTTGCAGCTCCCCCAACCCCTTTGGATGATTCACCCCTCTATGCCCGTCTTGTCCATATAATTGATCAAACAAACTATTTGGCCAATTCAATGAGCTCTTCACCACTCCACGCCGTATCTTTTCAAAATCATTCCGCCATGTTTCGCTATCAACGCCACTCAACACTTTGGTAGAAAGCATTTTCACCCCATCCGATGCATCCACCTCTAGCAATACAAATTCACTGCCATTACGTTGCACCCCAACGGCTTTAATCACTCTTGGTGAGCCATCTTTACACAGATGTAATCGGCTACGCCCAACTTTTGGCAAAACCAAGGTTTCTTCAAAAAGCACCCGACATGCAAATTTAGTTTTTAGAATTGAAAGTAGCTCATCAAAAGCAGCAAATCGATTAGCAAAAATAGAGTTGTAATTGGTT
The sequence above is a segment of the Psychrobacter ciconiae genome. Coding sequences within it:
- the sat2 gene encoding streptothricin N-acetyltransferase Sat2; the encoded protein is MKISVIPEQVAETLDAENHFIVREVFDVHLSDQGFELSTRSVSPYRKDYISDDDSDEDSACYGAFIDQELVGKIELNSTWNDLASIEHIVVSHTHRGKGVAHSLIEFAKKWALSRQLLGIRLETQTNNVPACNLYAKCGFTLGGIDLFTYKTRPQVSNETAMYWYWFSGAQDDA
- the aadA1 gene encoding ANT(3'')-Ia family aminoglycoside nucleotidyltransferase AadA1, encoding MREAVIAEVSTQLSEVVGVIERHLEPTLLAVHLYGSAVDGGLKPHSDIDLLVTVTVRLDETTRRALINDLLETSASPGESEILRAVEVTIVVHDDIIPWRYPAKRELQFGEWQRNDILAGIFEPATIDIDLAILLTKAREHSVALVGPAAEELFDPVPEQDLFEALNETLTLWNSPPDWAGDERNVVLTLSRIWYSAVTGKIAPKDVAADWAMERLPAQYQPVILEARQAYLGQEDRLASRADQLEEFVHYVKGEITKVVGK